A single Bos mutus isolate GX-2022 chromosome 16, NWIPB_WYAK_1.1, whole genome shotgun sequence DNA region contains:
- the PTGS2 gene encoding prostaglandin G/H synthase 2 translates to MLARALLLCAAVALSGAANPCCSHPCQNRGVCMSVGFDQYKCDCTRTGFYGENCTTPEFLTRIKLLLKPTPNTVHYILTHFKGVWNIVNKISFLRNMIMRYVLTSRSHLIESPPTYNVHYSYKSWEAFSNLSYYTRALPPVPDDCPTPMGVKGRKELPDSKEVVKKVLLRRKFIPDPQGTNLMFAFFAQHFTHQFFKTDFERGPAFTKGKNHGVDLSHIYGESLERQHKLRLFKDGKMKYQMINGEMYPPTVKDTQVEMIYPPHVPEHLKFAVGQEVFGLVPGLMMYATIWLREHNRVCDVLKQEHPEWGDEQLFQTSRLILIGETIKIVIEDYVQHLSGYHFKLKFDPELLFNQQFQYQNRIAAEFNTLYHWHPLLPDVFQIDGQEYNYQQFIYNNSVLLEHGLTQFVESFTRQRAGRVAGGRNLPVAVEKVSKASIDQSREMKYQSFNEYRKRFLLKPYESFEELTGEKEMAAELEALYGDIDAMEFYPALLVEKPRPDAIFGETMVEAGAPFSLKGLMGNPICSPEYWKPSTFGGEVGFKIINTASIQSLICSNVKGCPFTSFSVQDTHLTKTVTINASSSHSGLDDINPTVLLKERSTEL, encoded by the exons ATGCTCGCCCGGGCCCTGCTGCTCTGCGCTGCCGTGGCGCTCAGCGGTGCAG CAAACCCTTGCTGTTCCCATCCATGCCAGAATCGAGGTGTATGTATGAGTGTAGGATTTGACCAGTATAAATGTGACTGTACCCGAACAGGATTCTACGGTGAAAACTGTACCACAC CCGAATTTCTGACAAGAATAAAATTACTCCTGAAACCCACTCCCAACACAGTGCACTACATACTTACCCACTTCAAAGGAGTCTGGAACATTGTCAATAAGATCTCCTTCCTGCGAAATATGATTATGAGATATGTGTTGACGT CGAGATCACATTTGATTGAGAGTCCGCCAACTTATAATGTGCACTACAGCTATAAAAGCTGGGAAGCCTTTTCTAACCTGTCTTATTATACCAGAGCTCTTCCTCCTGTGCCTGATGACTGCCCAACACCCATGGGTGTGAAAG GGAGGAAAGAGCTTCCTGATTCGAAAGAAGTTGTGAAAAAAGTACTTCTAAGAAGAAAGTTCATTCCTGATCCCCAGGGCACAAATCTGATGTTTGCATTCTTTGCCCAGCACTTCACCCATCAATTTTTCAAGACAGATTTTGAACGAGGACCAGCTTTCACTAAGGGAAAGAACCATGGG GTGGACTTAAGTCACATTTATGGTGAATCTTTAGAGAGACAGCATAAGCTGCGCCTTTTCAAGGATGGAAAAATGAAATATCAG ATGATTAATGGAGAGATGTATCCTCCCACAGTCAAAGATACTCAGGTCGAAATGATCTACCCGCCTCATGTTCCTGAACACTTGAAGTTTGCTGTGGGCCAGGAAGTCTTTGGTCTGGTGCCTGGTCTGATGATGTATGCCACCATTTGGCTGCGGGAACACAACAGAGTGTGTGATGTGCTTAAACAAGAGCATCCAGAATGGGGCGATGAGCAGTTGTTCCAGACAAGCAGGCTAATCCTGATAG GAGAAACTATTAAGATTGTGATTGAAGACTACGTACAGCACTTGAGTGGCTATCACTTCAAACTGAAGTTTGACCCAGAGCTGCTTTTCAACCAACAGTTCCAGTACCAGAACCGTATTGCTGCTGAGTTTAACACGCTGTACCACTGGCATCCCCTTCTGCCTGACGTCTTTCAGATTGATGGTCAGGAGTACAACTATCAGCAGTTTATCTATAACAACTCTGTCTTACTGGAACATGGTCTCACTCAGTTTGTTGAATCATTCACCAGGCAAAGGGCTGGCAGG GTCGCTGGCGGTAGGAATCTTCCAGTCGCAGTAGAGAAAGTATCAAAGGCTTCAATTGACCAGAGCAGAGAGATGAAATACCAGTCTTTTAATGAGTATCGCAAACGTTTTCTGCTGAAGCCCTATGAATCATTTGAGGAACTTACAG gagagaaggaaatggctgcagAGTTAGAAGCGCTCTATGGAGACATAGATGCCATGGAGTTTTATCCCGCCCTTCTGGTAGAGAAGCCCCGTCCAGACGCCATCTTTGGGGAGACCATGGTAGAAGCTGGAGCACCATTCTCCCTGAAAGGACTTATGGGTAATCCTATATGCTCTCCCGAGTACTGGAAGCCTAGCACTTTCGGTGGAGAAGTAGGTTTTAAAATCATCAACACTGCCTCAATTCAGTCTCTCATCTGCAGTAACGTGAAAGGCTGTCCCTTTACCTCATTCAGTGTTCAAGATACGCACCTCACCAAAACGGTCACCATTAATGCAAGCTCTTCCCACTCTGGACTAGATGATATCAACCCCACAGTCCTACTAAAGGAACGTTCAACCGAACTGTAG